GATTTCAGATCGAGGCATTGATCGTCGAACGGCGATTGGCAATGCAGGACCCTGAGATGCCTCTCTGGCCACCGATGGAACTAGTTTTTCAGCGACTGCCGCAGCTCGAAGCCGATCTGGCCCAGGCGCTGGCAGCGATTGAACTACTGCAAGAGCACCCGGAGTTAGCGCAGTTTGTGCCGCCTGGCGGATTCGAGTGAAGAACGAGGCTCTGCGTGCCGACTCAGACAGGGCCACCTAGGAGCTGTGCTGCAGGCACTTGCAACGCCTCGGCGAGGTCGAAAAGCCTCTCGTAGAGCAGACCCCGTCGGCCCAGTTCGACGTCAATCAGAACATTGCGCGTGTGCGACTGACGGTCATCGGTTACGGCCGGGTCTGGGTTTTCTGGCGTAGTCGTTCGTAGGGTGTTTGGCCGCCGAGGCCGCCGTGAGGGCGATGGTAGTTGTAGTAGTCCTCCCATTCCCTGAGTTTGTTGTTGAAGACTTTGGCGTCGTCGATGACGACGCCGTCGAGCAGGGCGTAGAACTCTTCGGCGTCGATGCGGTGGGAGCGCTCCACTTTGCCGTTGAGCCGTGGCGTGCGAGGTTTGATGTAGCGGTGGCCAATCCCTTTGTCGAGAACGTGGTAGTGGAAGGCGGATTGGAATTCGGCGCCGTTGTCGGTCTGGACGACCTGCACGGGGAAGGGCAGGCGCTCGAGTACGTAGTCAACGAATTGGATCGCGGTTTTCTGGTCGCAGCGTGGGTAGATACGCAATACCCGTAGCCGGGTGCAGTCGTCGATGGCAGTGAATTGGTAGTACTTGGTGCGTCGGCCGGTGGCGGGCCTGGCCGCGGTCTTCAGTGGCTCAACGAATTTGACGTCGATTTGGACCTGGTGGCCGGGGAGCTGCTTTTCGTAGCGTTGCCATCGTTTGTCGAGCCGTTTGTAGCGCTGCGAGGCCGGCAGGCGGTTGAGGTCCAGGCGCTTGAGGATGCGCCAGACGCCGGACTGGGATACCTCGACGTCGTGGTAGCGCTTGAGGTACATCGCGATCTTGCCCGGCCCGAAATGGTAGTGCTGGCGCAGGTAGAGGATCTTGCCGACGACGTCGACATGGGTGGCGTTGGGGCTATGGCGCGGTCGCCGGGACAGATCCCGCAACCCCTCGATGCCTAGCTCGCGGTAGCGCCGCAACCAGGTGTAGAAGGTCGGCCGACTAATCCCGTAGTAACGGCACGTCATCGCTACGTTGCCGGTCACTTCCTCGGCGTGCTGGATGATCGCCAGCCGGCGACGGCCTTCTCGGGGCAGCAGCGCTTCGCTCATGCAGGTCTCCTAATGATCGGAGACCCGGACTGTCAACGATGTCCGTCAGTTTTAGATGCCGTGTTGCTATCCGCGTTGCTATCCAGACCTATTTGAGCGCAATCGAGGCGGCTTCCAATCTGCCGAAAATCGCCTCTGAACAGGAATCATCCTGGTCGGGCTGACAGGATTTGAACCTGCGACCACTTGACCCCCAGTCAAGTGCGCTACCAAACTGCGCCACAGCCCGTGCGCCGATGGGTCCACCGGCAGCAGGTCGAAAGCCTACCGCAGCCAGACCGCGGAGCCGTCAGTGGCTCGCTGAGCTGCGTGTCTCTCGGAACCAGGCCTCGACGGTCGCGATCCACGTCCGCAACGCCGCGGCGAGCTTCGCTTCGCGACGGTAGAACCGCTGCGCGGGAACCGGCACGCTGACCGCCACTTTCTCCGCGCTCACGCCGGTCAGTACCGCGCCCACC
This Mycobacterium simiae DNA region includes the following protein-coding sequences:
- a CDS encoding IS481 family transposase, producing the protein MSEALLPREGRRRLAIIQHAEEVTGNVAMTCRYYGISRPTFYTWLRRYRELGIEGLRDLSRRPRHSPNATHVDVVGKILYLRQHYHFGPGKIAMYLKRYHDVEVSQSGVWRILKRLDLNRLPASQRYKRLDKRWQRYEKQLPGHQVQIDVKFVEPLKTAARPATGRRTKYYQFTAIDDCTRLRVLRIYPRCDQKTAIQFVDYVLERLPFPVQVVQTDNGAEFQSAFHYHVLDKGIGHRYIKPRTPRLNGKVERSHRIDAEEFYALLDGVVIDDAKVFNNKLREWEDYYNYHRPHGGLGGQTPYERLRQKTQTRP